The stretch of DNA CATTAATCATTAATAGGTGGTCGTTGGCAGTACCATTCCCTGCTCCTTTAAGATTGAAGAAAGAGTGAGATGTAAGGTTTACAACAGTTGATTTATCTGTTATAGCATCATAAGTTATTTTCAACTCATTTTCGTCGGTCAATTCATAAGTTACAACTACCTCCACATTTCCGGGATATCCTTCGTGCATATCAGGATCGAGATGCTTGAGGATTAATTTATTTCCTTCTTGTTCAGCATCCCAAACAACAGCGTTGTAACCAACTATACCTCCATGCAAAGCATTTGGTCCATTGTTTATTGCCAGGGTGTATTCGTTTCCGTTGATAGAGAATTTACCTTTTGCAATTCTGTTTCCATAGCGGCCAATAATTGCACCGAAATATGGGTTTCCATTTATAGTTTCTTCGATACTGTCGTATCCTAAAACAATGTCTTCCAGATTTCCTTCTTTATCCGGAACGATTAATGATGTTATTATACCTCCAAAATTTGTGATATAAGCTTCTATTCCGTTTTTATTTTTCAAAACGAAAAGGTCGGTCATTTTACCGTTTACTTTAGTTCTCCAGTTTTTCATAGTTACTTGTTGTTGGATACTTGTTGTTGGTTACTTGTTGCCGGTTAACTAAAACCCAGTAACAAGCAACAAACAACTAATTTTTAATAATTTGCTTGTCCTATCCACGATAATTCTGCTGCTCCTCCTTCAGAGAAATAACCAAATTTACCTTCTTCGTTAATCGAAATAACAGCTTCGCCAACGTATCTGTCGTCGTAATAGAACTTAATTTTATTTTCTTTTTTATCGATATTCAATTTGTGCCATACATTGAAAACAACTCCTGTAATACCTAAATCTGTCCAACCTTCTCCGTCGATGTAATAAACAAGTTTAGCTCCACTACCAGTAGCACTATCTCCCAACTCAATAGCAAACTTCAATTTACCGTCTATCGATGTTAATCCATATCTGCTAATATCACTTTCGGCTGTAACCGGTCTGATATTTCCCTCAACTACAAAATCAACTTTAGAATTCACTACAGATAGGAGCTCTCCCGAGGTTAATGTTGTAATACCATTAGTACTTTGTACTGTGGCTGATGTTTCCATATTATCTCCTAAGTCTGCCATTTTGTTTTCCCATTCTACTGCGGAAGGAAC from Bacteroidota bacterium encodes:
- a CDS encoding aldose epimerase family protein, with product MKNWRTKVNGKMTDLFVLKNKNGIEAYITNFGGIITSLIVPDKEGNLEDIVLGYDSIEETINGNPYFGAIIGRYGNRIAKGKFSINGNEYTLAINNGPNALHGGIVGYNAVVWDAEQEGNKLILKHLDPDMHEGYPGNVEVVVTYELTDENELKITYDAITDKSTVVNLTSHSFFNLKGAGNGTANDHLLMINAEKYTPSDENLAPTGEIRNVKGTPFDFTEFKEIGKDLEVEDQDLKNGMGYDHNFVLNGKENEMKYVAKVIEQKSGRVMEMWTTEPGVQFYGAYWLDGSDIGKGGKAYHSRDAFCLETQHYPDSPNNDHFPSTLLNPGEKYHTETIHKFSIQ